The Cyanobacteriota bacterium genome includes a region encoding these proteins:
- a CDS encoding UPF0182 family protein, which yields MTHQQKRLAVGLAGLLVIGGLALVAICQLVVEGLWFQELGYLQVFWRRLQVLVAVGIVVPSISLTFLSGNLVLAKRWSRVNRSQPSHPLPGAMGLRWLLVTSSSLALALSVLCVYYSQLAVVSWRGMTAQDDSLPTILVSATAGQLWQLVQSLSAQPWQWALVGLLSLAMVLWPYFVLSIMAILLSLGLAGIFISRWDAVALYFHPQLLHQTEPLFHQDISLYLFKLGIWEMLSFWALALTIVALLMTSLVYIVANNTLSQGKFAGFSIQQQRHLYTLGASLALAIAVSYWLSRYELLYSSRGVTYGAGYADVNVQLPVNTLMTGLAVAIALQLVWWAIRSQPQSALPQPPLRRPVTTVTTAYRQTNRQRALPRLTVRSVVIGFLVIAVSLGHWLPSITQWLIVQPNELEREQPYILRNIALTRQAFGLDRIEVRTFDPQTNLTFADLQRNTPTIRNIRLWDTRPLLETNRQLQQIRLYYKFPIANIDRYRLKLPASQGTGNVIERQQVIISARELDFNALPQAAQTWVNEHLIYTHGYGFTLSPVNTVGPGGLPDYFVKDIAGATEAESGSLSTANEGIRASIPIGYPRIYYGNLTNTYIMAPSRVQELDYPSGNTNVYNTYDGSGGVPISSLWRRWLFAIYLRDWQMVVTPNFQPNTKVLFRRNILQRVEAIAPFLRY from the coding sequence ATGACACACCAGCAAAAACGGCTAGCTGTAGGACTAGCAGGACTACTGGTAATTGGCGGACTGGCTTTGGTTGCCATCTGTCAGCTAGTAGTTGAAGGGCTGTGGTTTCAAGAATTAGGCTATCTTCAGGTATTCTGGCGGCGGCTTCAAGTCTTAGTTGCTGTGGGGATCGTTGTACCTAGCATTAGCCTAACGTTCCTGTCAGGCAATCTAGTGTTGGCAAAGCGGTGGAGCAGGGTTAACCGATCGCAGCCGTCCCACCCCTTACCTGGGGCCATGGGTTTGCGATGGTTACTGGTCACCAGTAGCAGCCTAGCCTTGGCCTTAAGTGTGCTCTGCGTCTACTACAGTCAGCTTGCTGTTGTCTCTTGGCGAGGCATGACGGCCCAAGATGACTCTCTGCCGACCATTTTAGTATCAGCAACTGCGGGCCAACTTTGGCAGCTAGTACAATCTCTGTCAGCCCAGCCGTGGCAGTGGGCATTAGTAGGGCTGTTGAGCTTGGCTATGGTGTTATGGCCCTACTTCGTACTATCTATCATGGCTATACTGCTTAGCCTTGGTCTAGCGGGCATCTTCATTAGCCGCTGGGACGCTGTAGCCCTCTATTTTCACCCACAACTGCTGCATCAAACTGAACCCCTGTTCCATCAAGACATTAGCCTGTACCTGTTCAAGCTGGGAATCTGGGAGATGTTAAGTTTCTGGGCGCTAGCCCTGACGATCGTAGCCCTACTTATGACCAGTCTGGTTTATATAGTGGCTAACAATACCCTCAGCCAGGGTAAGTTTGCAGGGTTTTCAATCCAGCAGCAACGTCACCTCTATACCTTGGGTGCTAGCTTAGCGCTAGCGATCGCCGTTAGTTATTGGTTGTCTCGCTATGAACTCCTGTATTCTTCACGGGGAGTTACCTATGGAGCAGGCTATGCAGACGTGAACGTGCAATTGCCCGTCAACACACTGATGACGGGGTTAGCCGTTGCGATCGCCCTGCAACTAGTTTGGTGGGCAATCCGTAGCCAGCCCCAGTCAGCCTTACCTCAGCCACCATTACGTCGTCCTGTAACCACAGTGACTACAGCCTACCGTCAGACCAATCGTCAGCGTGCCCTACCTAGACTGACTGTCCGCTCGGTAGTGATTGGTTTTCTGGTAATAGCTGTCTCACTAGGCCATTGGTTACCCTCCATCACTCAATGGCTAATCGTGCAGCCCAACGAACTAGAGCGAGAACAGCCTTACATCTTGCGCAATATTGCGTTGACTCGTCAAGCCTTTGGTTTAGACCGCATTGAGGTGAGAACCTTTGATCCCCAAACCAACCTCACCTTCGCTGACTTGCAACGTAACACCCCCACAATTCGCAATATTCGGCTGTGGGACACTCGCCCCCTGCTCGAAACCAATCGGCAACTCCAACAAATTCGCCTATACTACAAATTTCCTATTGCTAATATTGATCGCTATCGCCTTAAGCTCCCTGCTAGCCAAGGCACTGGCAATGTAATTGAGCGTCAACAGGTAATCATTTCAGCCCGCGAGTTGGACTTCAATGCCTTGCCCCAAGCGGCTCAAACCTGGGTTAACGAACACCTCATTTATACCCACGGCTATGGCTTTACCCTCAGCCCAGTAAATACTGTTGGGCCAGGTGGTCTACCAGACTACTTTGTCAAAGACATTGCTGGAGCTACCGAAGCTGAGAGCGGCAGTCTATCAACTGCCAACGAAGGTATTCGCGCTAGCATTCCCATCGGTTATCCCCGCATCTATTACGGAAACCTGACTAATACTTACATCATGGCTCCCAGTCGTGTGCAAGAGCTAGACTATCCCAGTGGCAATACCAATGTCTACAACACCTACGACGGTTCAGGGGGAGTACCGATTTCTTCCCTTTGGCGACGCTGGTTATTTGCGATTTACCTGCGAGACTGGCAGATGGTCGTGACTCCAAATTTTCAACCCAACACTAAGGTATTGTTTCGCCGTAACATTCTCCAACGGGTTGAGGCGATCGCCCCATTTCTTCGCTATG